A window from Pseudomonas kribbensis encodes these proteins:
- a CDS encoding GNAT family N-acetyltransferase: protein MPLQRLQKLSEIEPALWDALVPDNQPFLRHAFLGALEDSGSVGPHTGWQAEHLLHVEDGRLIAALPGYRKWHSYGEYVFDHGWADACARAGIDYYPKFLSAVPFSPVTGPRLLAANVEDGFELLKSLPGYLEIEELSGAHINFTDAFTDAAMSEQPGWLQRIGCQYHWQNRGYRDFQDFLDVLSSRKRKQMRKEREQVAGQGFEFEWLEGRELDEAQWDFVYACYANTYAVRRQAPYLTREFFSLLAERMPESIRVVLAKQGSRPVAMAFSLVGGDSFYGRYWGCLAEYDRLHFETCFYQGMDYAIAQGYQRFDAGAQGEHKLIRGFEPVITHSWHYLRHPGLKAAVKDFLQQERAGVMSYVEQAREALPYKQPQGF from the coding sequence ATGCCGTTGCAGCGCCTGCAAAAACTGTCGGAAATCGAACCGGCACTCTGGGATGCACTGGTGCCGGACAACCAGCCGTTTCTGCGCCATGCCTTCCTCGGCGCGCTGGAAGACAGCGGCAGTGTCGGCCCGCACACCGGCTGGCAGGCGGAGCATTTGCTGCATGTCGAAGACGGTCGTCTGATCGCGGCGCTGCCCGGTTATCGCAAGTGGCATTCCTATGGCGAATACGTCTTCGATCACGGCTGGGCCGATGCCTGCGCCCGTGCCGGCATCGATTACTACCCCAAGTTTTTGAGTGCGGTGCCGTTCAGTCCGGTCACCGGGCCACGCCTGTTGGCGGCGAACGTCGAGGACGGATTCGAACTGCTCAAGAGCCTGCCGGGCTATCTGGAAATCGAAGAACTCTCTGGCGCCCACATCAACTTCACCGATGCCTTTACCGACGCTGCGATGTCCGAGCAGCCGGGCTGGCTGCAACGCATCGGCTGTCAGTACCACTGGCAGAATCGCGGCTATCGCGACTTCCAGGACTTTCTCGACGTGCTCAGCTCGCGCAAGCGCAAGCAGATGCGCAAGGAGCGCGAGCAAGTGGCGGGGCAGGGCTTCGAATTCGAATGGCTTGAGGGGCGAGAGCTGGACGAGGCGCAGTGGGATTTTGTCTATGCCTGCTACGCCAACACTTATGCGGTACGCCGTCAGGCACCGTACCTGACGCGGGAGTTTTTCAGCCTGCTGGCTGAGCGCATGCCGGAATCGATTCGTGTCGTGCTGGCCAAACAGGGGTCAAGGCCGGTGGCGATGGCGTTCAGCCTTGTGGGTGGCGACAGTTTCTACGGGCGTTACTGGGGATGTCTGGCCGAGTACGACCGGCTGCATTTCGAAACCTGTTTTTACCAGGGCATGGACTACGCGATTGCCCAGGGTTACCAACGTTTCGACGCCGGTGCTCAGGGCGAACACAAGTTGATTCGCGGTTTTGAACCCGTGATTACCCACTCTTGGCACTACTTGCGCCATCCCGGCCTGAAAGCCGCCGTGAAGGATTTTCTTCAGCAGGAGCGCGCCGGTGTGATGAGTTATGTAGAGCAGGCTCGTGAGGCGCTGCCCTACAAACAGCCACAAGGTTTTTGA
- the aqpZ gene encoding aquaporin Z produces MSLLKRSATELLGTFWLVLGGCGSAVIAASSPVGIGVLGVALAFGLTVLTMAFAIGHISGCHLNPAVSVGLVVGGRFPAKELPAYIIAQVIGGILAAALLYHIASGKEGFDIAAGLASNGYGEHSPGKYSMASGFVTELVMTAMFVVIILGATDKRAPAGLAPIAIGLALTLIHLISIPVTNTSVNPARSTGPALMVGGWAIAQLWMFWVAPLLGAVLGGGIYRWLGDEDK; encoded by the coding sequence ATGTCTCTGTTAAAACGTTCGGCCACGGAGTTGTTGGGTACGTTCTGGTTGGTGCTGGGTGGTTGCGGCAGTGCGGTGATCGCCGCGTCCTCACCTGTGGGGATCGGCGTGCTGGGGGTGGCCCTGGCATTTGGCCTGACGGTGCTGACCATGGCGTTTGCCATCGGCCACATCAGCGGCTGTCATCTCAACCCGGCCGTGTCGGTCGGTCTGGTCGTCGGTGGTCGGTTCCCGGCCAAAGAACTGCCCGCCTACATCATCGCCCAGGTGATCGGCGGGATCCTGGCAGCGGCACTGCTGTATCACATCGCCAGCGGCAAGGAAGGATTCGACATCGCCGCCGGCCTTGCTTCAAACGGTTATGGCGAGCACTCGCCAGGCAAATACTCGATGGCCTCCGGGTTCGTCACAGAGCTGGTGATGACCGCCATGTTCGTGGTGATCATCCTCGGCGCCACTGACAAACGCGCCCCCGCGGGACTGGCACCGATTGCCATCGGCCTGGCCCTGACGCTGATCCACCTGATCTCGATTCCGGTGACCAACACCTCAGTCAACCCGGCCCGCAGCACGGGCCCGGCGCTGATGGTCGGTGGCTGGGCCATCGCGCAGTTGTGGATGTTCTGGGTCGCGCCGCTGTTGGGTGCGGTGCTTGGCGGGGGGATTTATCGTTGGCTGGGTGACGAAGACAAGTAG
- a CDS encoding ABC transporter ATP-binding protein — MLYRRFEQLIDIFRDAPTASPPDRVLPFYTYYLKQVWPSFAALLIVGLFGALIEVALFSYLSRIIDLAQGTPNVDFFKVHGAELAWMAVVALLLRPLFLALHDMLVHQTLSPSMTSLIRWQNHSYVLKQSLNFFQNDFAGRIAQRIMQTGNSLRDSAVQAVDALWHVLIYAISSLVLFAEADWRLMIPLLTWIAAYIGALYYFVPRVKDRSVAASDARSKLMGRIVDGYTNIATLKLFAHTNFEQHYAREAIQEQTEKAQLAGRVVTSMDVAITTMNGLLIVGTTGLALWLWTQSVISVGAIALATGLVIRIVNMSGWIMWVVTGIFENIGMVQDGLQTISQPVSVTDREQAKPLAVARGEVRFEHVDFHYGKKKGIIGDLNLTIKPGEKIGLIGPSGAGKSTLVNLLLRLYDVEGGRILIDGQNIAEVGQESLRARIGMITQDTSLLHRSIRDNLLYGKPDATDAELWEAVRKARADEFIPLLSDAEGRTGFDAHVGERGVKLSGGQRQRIAIARVLLKDAPILIMDEATSALDSEVEAAIQESLETLMQGKTVIAIAHRLSTIARMDRLVVLENGRIAETGNHAELLAHGGLYARLWAHQTGGFVGID, encoded by the coding sequence ATGCTCTATCGCCGTTTCGAACAACTGATCGACATATTCCGTGACGCGCCTACGGCATCCCCGCCGGACCGTGTTCTGCCCTTCTATACCTATTACCTGAAGCAGGTCTGGCCGAGTTTCGCCGCCCTGCTGATCGTCGGTCTGTTCGGTGCCCTGATCGAAGTGGCGCTGTTCAGCTACCTGAGCCGCATCATCGACCTTGCACAAGGCACGCCGAACGTCGATTTCTTCAAGGTGCATGGCGCCGAACTGGCGTGGATGGCCGTGGTGGCCCTGCTCCTGCGACCCCTGTTCCTGGCCCTGCACGACATGCTGGTGCACCAGACCCTGAGCCCGAGCATGACCAGCCTCATCCGCTGGCAGAACCACAGTTACGTGCTCAAGCAGAGCCTGAATTTCTTCCAGAACGACTTCGCCGGGCGCATCGCCCAGCGCATCATGCAGACCGGCAACTCGCTGCGTGATTCCGCGGTGCAGGCGGTGGACGCGTTGTGGCACGTGCTGATCTATGCGATCAGCTCGCTGGTGCTGTTCGCCGAAGCCGACTGGCGCCTGATGATCCCGCTGCTGACGTGGATCGCCGCCTACATCGGCGCGCTCTACTACTTCGTGCCACGGGTCAAGGACCGCTCCGTCGCCGCTTCCGACGCGCGCTCGAAACTGATGGGCCGCATCGTCGACGGCTACACCAACATCGCCACCCTGAAGCTGTTCGCCCACACCAACTTCGAACAGCACTACGCCCGCGAGGCGATTCAGGAACAGACCGAAAAAGCCCAGCTGGCCGGCCGCGTGGTCACCAGCATGGACGTGGCCATCACCACCATGAACGGTCTGCTGATCGTCGGCACGACGGGGCTGGCCCTGTGGCTGTGGACGCAATCGGTGATCAGCGTCGGCGCCATCGCCCTGGCCACCGGCCTGGTGATCCGTATCGTCAACATGTCCGGCTGGATCATGTGGGTGGTAACCGGCATCTTCGAGAACATCGGCATGGTCCAGGACGGTCTGCAGACCATCTCGCAACCGGTCAGCGTCACCGACCGCGAACAGGCCAAACCGCTGGCTGTGGCCCGTGGCGAAGTGCGTTTCGAGCACGTGGATTTTCACTACGGCAAGAAGAAAGGCATCATCGGCGACCTCAACCTGACCATCAAACCCGGCGAGAAAATCGGCCTGATCGGCCCGTCCGGCGCCGGCAAATCGACCCTGGTCAACCTGCTGCTGCGGCTGTACGACGTCGAGGGCGGGCGGATCCTGATCGACGGCCAGAACATCGCCGAAGTCGGCCAGGAAAGCCTGCGTGCGCGGATCGGCATGATCACCCAGGACACCTCGCTGCTGCACCGTTCGATCCGCGACAACTTGCTGTACGGCAAGCCCGACGCCACCGACGCCGAGCTCTGGGAAGCGGTGCGCAAGGCCCGGGCCGACGAGTTCATTCCGCTGCTATCGGATGCCGAAGGACGCACCGGATTCGATGCCCATGTCGGCGAGCGCGGGGTGAAGCTGTCCGGCGGCCAGCGCCAGCGGATCGCGATTGCGCGAGTGCTGCTCAAGGACGCGCCGATTCTGATCATGGACGAAGCGACCTCGGCGCTGGACTCGGAAGTCGAAGCGGCGATCCAGGAAAGCCTCGAAACCCTGATGCAGGGCAAGACCGTGATCGCCATTGCTCACCGACTCTCGACCATTGCCCGCATGGACCGGCTGGTGGTGCTGGAAAACGGCAGGATCGCCGAGACCGGCAACCATGCCGAACTGCTGGCCCATGGCGGATTGTACGCACGGCTATGGGCGCACCAGACCGGAGGGTTTGTCGGCATCGACTGA
- a CDS encoding peptidylprolyl isomerase: MLKKLALAAGTVLFAANLMAATPAKAPHVELVTTNGTIEIELDPVKAPISTKNFLDYVDSGFYTNTIFHRVIPGFMAQGGGFTQQMQQKETKAPIKNEASNGLHNVRGTLSMARTSDPNSATSQFFINVADNAFLDPGRDAGYAVFAKVVKGMDVVDIIVNSQTTTKQGMQNVPVDPVIIKSAKRID, from the coding sequence ATGCTGAAAAAACTCGCCCTCGCCGCCGGCACCGTGCTGTTCGCCGCCAACCTGATGGCTGCCACGCCGGCCAAGGCGCCACACGTTGAACTGGTGACCACCAATGGCACCATCGAAATCGAGCTGGATCCGGTCAAGGCGCCGATCAGTACCAAGAACTTCCTCGATTACGTCGACAGCGGTTTCTACACCAACACCATTTTTCACCGTGTGATCCCGGGCTTCATGGCCCAGGGCGGCGGCTTCACCCAGCAGATGCAGCAAAAAGAAACCAAGGCCCCGATCAAGAACGAAGCCAGCAACGGTCTGCACAACGTTCGCGGCACCCTGTCGATGGCCCGCACTTCCGATCCGAACTCGGCCACCAGCCAGTTCTTCATCAACGTCGCCGACAACGCGTTCCTCGATCCGGGCCGCGACGCCGGTTACGCGGTGTTCGCCAAAGTGGTCAAGGGCATGGACGTGGTCGACATCATCGTCAACTCCCAGACCACCACCAAACAGGGCATGCAAAACGTGCCTGTCGACCCTGTGATCATCAAGTCGGCCAAGCGCATCGACTAA
- a CDS encoding alpha/beta fold hydrolase — protein sequence MAYFEHEGCNLHYEEYGHGDPLLLVHGLGSSTLDWEMQIPALAAQYRVIVPDVRGHGRSDKPRERYSIAGFSADIVALIEHLKLGPVHYAGLSMGGMIGFQFAVDQPQMLKSLTIVNSAPEVKVRSRDDYWQWFKRWSLMRLLSLATIGKALGAKLFPKPEQADLRQKMAERWAKNDKRAYLASFDAIVGWGVQERLSRISCPTLVVSADRDYTPVSLKETYVRLLPDARLVVIADSRHATPLDQPERFNQTLLAFLATADIHPQDH from the coding sequence ATGGCGTATTTCGAGCATGAAGGCTGCAACCTGCACTACGAGGAATATGGCCACGGCGATCCGTTGCTGCTGGTTCACGGGCTCGGCTCAAGCACCCTGGACTGGGAAATGCAGATCCCGGCACTGGCCGCACAATACCGAGTGATCGTCCCGGACGTGCGCGGCCATGGTCGCTCCGACAAGCCCCGCGAGCGCTACAGCATCGCCGGTTTCAGCGCCGACATTGTCGCCCTGATCGAACATTTGAAGCTCGGCCCGGTGCACTACGCCGGGCTGTCCATGGGCGGCATGATCGGCTTCCAGTTCGCCGTCGATCAGCCGCAGATGCTCAAGAGCCTGACCATCGTCAACAGCGCGCCCGAGGTCAAGGTGCGCAGTCGTGACGATTATTGGCAGTGGTTCAAGCGCTGGAGCCTGATGCGTTTGCTGAGTCTGGCCACCATCGGCAAGGCCTTGGGCGCCAAACTGTTCCCCAAACCGGAGCAGGCGGATTTGCGACAGAAGATGGCCGAGCGCTGGGCAAAAAACGACAAACGTGCTTATCTCGCCAGCTTCGATGCGATTGTTGGCTGGGGGGTTCAGGAACGACTTTCGAGGATCTCCTGTCCAACGCTCGTCGTCAGCGCCGACCGGGACTACACCCCCGTCTCGCTGAAAGAAACCTATGTCAGACTGCTGCCCGATGCGCGGCTGGTGGTGATCGCCGATTCGCGCCACGCCACCCCGCTCGATCAACCCGAACGCTTCAATCAAACGCTGCTGGCGTTTCTCGCCACAGCCGATATTCACCCTCAGGATCACTGA
- a CDS encoding LysR family transcriptional regulator — MKAPRVTLDQWRTLQAVVDHGGFAQAAEALHRSQSSVSYTVARMQDQLGVPLLRIDGRKAVLTEAGGVLLRRSRQLVKQASQLEDLAHHMEQGWEAEVRLVVDAAYPSARLVRALTAFMPQSRGCRVRLREEVLSGVEEVLLEGVADLAITGLSIPGYLGAELSDVEFVAVAHPEHALHRLNRELNFQDLETQMQVVIRDSGRQQPRDVGWLGAEQRWTVGSLATAANFVSSGLGFAWLPRHMIERELKEGLLKLLPLDQGGSRNPSFYLYSNKDKPLGPASQILVELLRTFDTLPLDAPFAAPEQA; from the coding sequence ATGAAAGCGCCCCGCGTGACCCTCGATCAATGGCGAACATTGCAGGCGGTGGTCGACCACGGCGGATTCGCCCAGGCCGCCGAAGCGTTGCACCGTTCGCAATCGTCGGTGAGCTACACCGTCGCCCGCATGCAGGACCAGCTCGGTGTGCCGTTGCTGCGCATCGACGGCCGCAAGGCGGTGCTGACCGAAGCCGGCGGCGTGTTGCTGCGGCGTTCGCGACAACTGGTGAAACAGGCCAGCCAACTGGAAGACCTCGCCCATCACATGGAGCAAGGCTGGGAAGCCGAAGTGCGACTGGTGGTCGATGCCGCCTACCCGAGCGCCCGCCTCGTTCGCGCATTGACCGCATTCATGCCGCAGAGCCGTGGCTGCCGCGTGCGTCTGCGTGAAGAAGTGCTGTCGGGGGTCGAGGAGGTGTTGCTCGAAGGCGTGGCCGATCTGGCGATCACCGGCCTGAGCATTCCCGGCTACCTCGGCGCGGAGTTGAGCGATGTGGAATTTGTCGCCGTCGCCCACCCCGAACACGCGCTGCATCGGCTGAACCGTGAACTGAATTTCCAGGACCTGGAAACCCAGATGCAAGTGGTGATCCGCGACTCCGGCCGCCAGCAACCCCGGGACGTCGGCTGGCTCGGTGCGGAGCAGCGGTGGACCGTCGGCAGCCTCGCCACCGCCGCCAATTTCGTCTCCAGCGGCCTGGGCTTTGCCTGGCTGCCACGGCACATGATCGAACGTGAATTGAAGGAAGGCCTGCTCAAGCTGCTACCGTTGGATCAGGGCGGCAGCCGCAATCCGAGTTTCTATCTGTATTCGAACAAGGACAAACCGCTGGGCCCGGCTTCGCAGATCCTCGTCGAACTGTTGCGCACCTTCGACACCTTGCCGCTGGACGCACCGTTCGCCGCCCCCGAACAAGCCTGA
- a CDS encoding 3-phosphoglycerate kinase, producing the protein MKKFCCVVLALLPLTAFAYPIDVQKNLNGLKIDYESFDTDKDIGSIRVANYGEVDAVCKVVFSNGPEAPRTRNIEVPAGKHTNATAKFSREIIKLRVELTCNPK; encoded by the coding sequence ATGAAAAAATTCTGTTGTGTGGTACTGGCGTTGCTGCCGCTGACCGCGTTTGCGTATCCGATCGATGTGCAGAAGAATCTCAATGGCCTGAAGATCGACTACGAGTCCTTCGATACCGATAAAGACATCGGCTCCATCCGGGTCGCCAACTACGGCGAGGTCGACGCGGTCTGCAAAGTCGTGTTCAGCAATGGCCCGGAAGCGCCGCGCACCCGCAATATCGAAGTGCCGGCCGGCAAACACACCAACGCCACCGCCAAGTTCTCCCGGGAGATCATCAAGCTGCGCGTCGAACTGACCTGCAACCCGAAATAG
- a CDS encoding FMN-dependent NADH-azoreductase, whose product MSRVLIIESSARQQDSVSRQLTQTFISQWKAAHPADQITVRDLAVNPVPHLDSNLLGGWMKSAEQRNANEQSSLDRSNELTDELLAADVLVMAAPMYNFAIPSTLKAWLDHVLRAGVTFKYTETGPQGLLSGKRAYVLTARGGIYAGGPADHQEPYLRQVMGFIGIHDVTFIHAEGMNLGGDFQEKGLNQANAKLSQVA is encoded by the coding sequence ATGTCCCGCGTTCTGATCATCGAAAGCAGCGCCCGCCAGCAAGACTCGGTATCCCGTCAACTGACCCAGACTTTCATCAGTCAGTGGAAAGCTGCACATCCGGCCGATCAGATCACCGTCCGTGACCTCGCCGTGAACCCGGTGCCACACCTGGACAGCAACCTGCTGGGCGGCTGGATGAAATCCGCGGAACAGCGCAACGCCAACGAACAGTCCTCGCTGGATCGCTCCAACGAACTGACCGATGAACTGCTGGCCGCCGACGTGCTGGTGATGGCCGCGCCGATGTACAACTTCGCGATTCCAAGCACCCTGAAAGCCTGGCTCGACCATGTGTTGCGTGCCGGCGTGACCTTCAAGTACACCGAGACCGGTCCGCAAGGCCTGCTCAGCGGCAAGCGTGCCTACGTGCTGACCGCTCGCGGCGGCATCTACGCCGGCGGCCCGGCGGATCACCAGGAACCGTACCTGCGTCAGGTGATGGGTTTCATCGGCATCCACGACGTGACCTTCATCCACGCTGAAGGCATGAACCTGGGCGGCGACTTCCAGGAGAAAGGCCTCAACCAGGCCAACGCCAAACTCTCCCAGGTCGCTTGA
- a CDS encoding carboxylate/amino acid/amine transporter yields MGYLLIVTLIQAFSFSLIGEYLAGHVDSYFAVLVRVVLAGLVFIPLTRWRSVEPAFMRGMLLIGALQFGVTYVCLYLSFRVLTVPEVLLFTILTPLHVTLIEDALNRRFNPWALIAALVAVAGAAVIRYDRINPDFFMGFLLLQLANFTYAAGQVLYKHLVAKHPSDLPHYRRFGFFYLGALAVALPAFLLFGKSSFLPEAPLQWGVLVFLGLVSTALGLYWWNKGACLVNGGTLAVMNNLHVPVGLLLNLLIWNQHEELGRLFLGGSVILAAVWISRLGIRKPAPVAPPETR; encoded by the coding sequence ATGGGCTATCTACTTATTGTCACGCTGATCCAGGCGTTTTCCTTCAGTCTGATCGGCGAATACCTGGCCGGGCATGTCGACAGCTACTTCGCGGTGCTGGTGCGTGTGGTGCTGGCCGGGCTGGTGTTCATCCCGCTGACGCGCTGGCGCTCGGTGGAACCGGCGTTCATGCGCGGCATGCTGCTGATCGGTGCGTTGCAGTTCGGCGTGACCTACGTCTGCCTGTACCTGAGCTTCCGCGTGCTGACGGTGCCGGAAGTGCTGCTGTTCACCATCCTCACGCCGTTGCATGTGACGTTGATCGAAGACGCTCTCAACCGACGCTTCAACCCGTGGGCGCTGATCGCCGCACTGGTGGCGGTCGCAGGCGCTGCGGTGATTCGCTACGACCGGATCAACCCGGACTTCTTCATGGGTTTCCTGTTGCTGCAACTGGCCAACTTCACCTACGCCGCCGGGCAGGTGCTGTACAAGCATCTGGTGGCGAAGCACCCGAGCGATCTGCCGCACTACCGGCGCTTCGGTTTCTTCTACCTCGGCGCACTGGCGGTGGCGTTGCCGGCGTTCCTGCTGTTCGGCAAATCCAGTTTCCTGCCCGAAGCGCCGCTGCAATGGGGCGTGCTGGTGTTCCTCGGTCTGGTCTCGACCGCACTCGGCCTGTACTGGTGGAACAAGGGCGCGTGCCTGGTCAACGGCGGCACCCTGGCGGTGATGAACAACCTGCACGTGCCGGTGGGGTTGCTGCTGAACCTGCTGATCTGGAATCAGCATGAAGAGTTGGGTCGATTGTTCCTCGGTGGCAGCGTGATTCTGGCGGCGGTGTGGATCAGCCGGTTGGGGATTCGCAAGCCGGCGCCAGTTGCCCCACCAGAAACTCGATAA
- a CDS encoding LysR family transcriptional regulator, translating into MDRIECMRAFVVTVGENGFAAAARAMDVPRSKVSKQIQALEEAIGVQLLQRTTRSLHLTEAGAEYFEAAREVIAALDEAEQRARDGVGELRGVLRVNAPMSFGLRRLGKLIPLFHEQHPNIELQLVLSDQQVDPVRGGFDVTIRIASLPDSTMIARQLAPAPRIMVASPAYLERAGTPQSPQDLRSHQCLNYGYLQSGVSLQLCNGKETQRVNVTGPLHANNGDLLAQAAEAGMGIALLPDFIVEEALAAGRLVPVLCEWQAPAITINAVYSSARRVPQKTRAFIEFLVGQLAPACESPTG; encoded by the coding sequence ATGGATCGCATCGAATGCATGCGCGCCTTCGTGGTGACGGTCGGCGAAAACGGCTTCGCAGCCGCCGCCCGGGCCATGGACGTGCCCCGGTCGAAAGTCAGCAAACAGATTCAAGCGCTGGAAGAAGCCATCGGCGTGCAACTGCTGCAACGCACCACCCGCAGCCTGCACCTGACCGAGGCTGGCGCGGAGTATTTCGAAGCGGCGCGGGAAGTGATTGCGGCACTGGACGAGGCCGAGCAGCGAGCGCGGGACGGGGTGGGCGAATTGCGCGGGGTGTTGCGGGTCAACGCGCCGATGTCGTTCGGCTTGCGGCGGCTGGGCAAACTGATTCCGCTGTTTCATGAACAGCACCCGAACATCGAGCTGCAACTGGTACTCAGCGACCAACAGGTCGATCCGGTGCGCGGCGGGTTCGACGTGACCATCCGCATCGCCAGCCTGCCCGACTCGACCATGATCGCCCGGCAACTGGCGCCGGCGCCGCGCATCATGGTCGCCTCCCCCGCTTACCTCGAGCGCGCGGGCACGCCGCAGTCGCCGCAGGATCTGCGCTCGCATCAATGCTTGAACTACGGCTATCTGCAAAGTGGCGTCAGTCTGCAACTGTGCAACGGCAAGGAGACGCAGCGAGTCAACGTCACCGGACCGCTGCACGCCAACAACGGCGACTTGCTGGCGCAAGCGGCCGAGGCCGGCATGGGCATCGCGCTGCTGCCGGACTTCATCGTCGAAGAAGCACTGGCGGCCGGGCGACTGGTGCCGGTGCTGTGCGAATGGCAGGCCCCGGCGATCACCATCAACGCGGTGTATTCGTCAGCGCGGCGGGTGCCGCAGAAGACCCGGGCGTTTATCGAGTTTCTGGTGGGGCAACTGGCGCCGGCTTGCGAATCCCCAACCGGCTGA
- a CDS encoding hydrolase yields the protein MSIRELLNPTNSALILIDHQPQMAFGVQSIDRQTLKNNTVGLAKAAKIFNVPTIYTSVETESFSGYIWPELLAVHPEQKPIERTSMNSWEDKALVDAVKATGRKKLIIAALWTEVCLTFPALEALAEGYEVYIVTDASGGTTKEAHDMSVQRMIQAGAVPVTWQQVLLEYQRDWAHKDTYQAVMDLVLEHSGAYGMGVDYAYTMVHKAPQRQA from the coding sequence ATGTCTATCCGTGAACTGCTCAACCCGACCAACTCCGCCCTGATCCTGATCGACCACCAGCCGCAAATGGCTTTCGGCGTGCAGTCGATCGACCGTCAGACCCTGAAGAACAACACCGTCGGCCTGGCCAAGGCAGCGAAGATCTTCAACGTGCCGACCATCTACACCTCGGTCGAAACCGAAAGCTTCAGCGGCTACATCTGGCCGGAACTGCTGGCGGTGCACCCGGAACAGAAGCCGATCGAGCGCACCTCGATGAACTCCTGGGAAGACAAGGCGCTGGTTGACGCGGTGAAGGCCACTGGCCGCAAGAAGCTGATCATCGCCGCGCTGTGGACCGAGGTCTGCCTGACGTTCCCGGCCCTGGAAGCGCTGGCTGAAGGTTACGAGGTTTACATCGTCACCGACGCATCCGGCGGCACCACCAAAGAAGCCCACGACATGTCGGTGCAGCGGATGATTCAGGCCGGTGCCGTACCGGTGACCTGGCAGCAAGTGCTGCTCGAGTACCAGCGTGACTGGGCACACAAAGACACTTATCAGGCGGTGATGGACCTGGTGCTGGAACACAGCGGCGCGTACGGCATGGGTGTCGACTACGCCTACACCATGGTGCACAAGGCACCGCAGCGTCAGGCCTGA
- a CDS encoding mechanosensitive ion channel family protein, with translation MDFKQLWLNAQDLWGALDQHPLLHAGLALILLLVIALVLGRVARYLILHASRMLGRQPALHWINDFRHNKVFQRLAQMTPSLVIQFGLHLVPELSKTAMVFLGNVALAFTILFLLLSVSALLNALLDIYARTEHARTRSIKGYVQLAKMVLYVFGAIIIVATLIDRSPLLLLSGLGAMSAVILLVYKDTLLSFVASVQLTSNDMLRVGDWIEMPQVGADGDVVDITLHTVKVQNFDKTIVSIPTWRLMSESFRNWRGMQQSGGRRIKRSLFIDASGVRFIRDDEEEKLSQVHLLTAYMGRKKAELKAWNEAQGNVAAMSANRRRMTNIGTFRAYALAYLKSHPEIQPNMTCMVRQMQTTAQGIPLEIYCFTTTTVWADYERIQGDIFDYLLAVLPEFGLSLYQQPSGGDLRSGILPAVLGASHIPEAEKHVM, from the coding sequence ATGGATTTCAAACAGCTCTGGCTCAACGCCCAAGACCTCTGGGGTGCCCTCGATCAGCACCCGCTCCTGCACGCCGGCCTGGCACTGATCCTGCTGCTGGTGATCGCGCTGGTCCTCGGACGAGTGGCGCGTTACCTGATCCTGCATGCCAGCCGCATGCTCGGTCGCCAGCCCGCGCTGCACTGGATCAACGACTTTCGGCATAACAAGGTGTTTCAGCGCCTGGCGCAGATGACGCCGTCGCTGGTGATCCAGTTCGGCCTGCACCTGGTGCCGGAGCTGAGCAAGACCGCCATGGTATTCCTCGGCAACGTGGCGCTGGCGTTCACCATTCTGTTCCTGCTGCTGTCGGTCAGCGCCCTGCTCAATGCGCTGCTGGACATCTATGCCCGCACCGAACACGCCCGCACCCGCTCGATCAAGGGTTATGTGCAACTGGCGAAAATGGTCTTGTACGTGTTCGGCGCGATCATCATCGTCGCCACCCTGATCGACCGTTCGCCGCTGTTGCTGCTGTCGGGTCTGGGTGCGATGTCGGCGGTGATCCTGTTGGTCTACAAGGACACGCTCCTGTCGTTCGTCGCCAGTGTGCAACTGACCAGCAACGACATGCTGCGGGTCGGCGACTGGATCGAAATGCCGCAAGTCGGTGCCGATGGCGATGTGGTCGACATCACCCTGCACACGGTCAAGGTGCAGAACTTCGACAAGACCATCGTCTCGATCCCGACCTGGCGCCTGATGTCCGAGTCGTTCCGAAACTGGCGCGGCATGCAGCAGTCCGGCGGGCGGCGGATCAAGCGCAGCCTGTTCATCGACGCCAGCGGTGTGCGTTTTATCCGCGACGATGAAGAAGAGAAACTGTCCCAGGTGCACCTGCTGACCGCCTACATGGGCCGCAAGAAAGCCGAGCTCAAGGCCTGGAACGAAGCGCAGGGCAACGTCGCGGCGATGTCGGCCAACCGTCGGCGCATGACCAACATCGGCACCTTCCGCGCCTACGCGCTGGCCTATCTGAAGAGTCATCCGGAGATCCAGCCGAACATGACCTGCATGGTCCGCCAGATGCAGACCACGGCCCAGGGCATTCCGCTGGAAATCTACTGCTTTACCACCACCACGGTGTGGGCCGATTACGAGCGGATCCAGGGGGATATTTTCGATTACCTGCTGGCGGTGCTGCCGGAGTTCGGGTTGAGCCTGTATCAGCAGCCGAGTGGTGGGGATTTGCGTTCCGGGATATTGCCGGCGGTCCTCGGCGCAAGCCACATTCCAGAAGCCGAAAAACATGTGATGTAG